In a genomic window of Melitaea cinxia chromosome 25, ilMelCinx1.1, whole genome shotgun sequence:
- the LOC123666292 gene encoding zinc finger protein PLAG1-like: MNKKPVRTGPRIRITRPANRKKEELTQKQDDRSYIYTCQFCRVKFTQNSHFFRHMTSNHQTQQREATFECNDCQVVFNRKNNLDFHCQTHHQIKSKSKCETCAITFKSRYCLRRHMKLKQILAENSCLKCQKKFTSKDRLMKHMNNKHTYKNVTFECDHCSLKFKAKQSLSSHMNRIHKRL; the protein is encoded by the coding sequence ATGAATAAGAAACCAGTCAGAACCGGCCCGAGGATCCGGATAACCAGACCCGCGAATAGAAAAAAGGAGGAACTCACTCAGAAACAAGACGATAGAAGCTACATATACACCTGCCAGTTCTGTCGTGTTAAATTCACTCAGAACAGTCATTTCTTCCGTCACATGACGTCCAATCATCAAACCCAGCAGAGAGAAGCGACATTCGAGTGCAACGACTGCCAGGTCGTCTTCAACAGAAAGAATAATCTGGATTTCCATTGTCAAACACACCATCAGATAAAGAGCAAATCTAAGTGCGAAACCTGTGCTATAACGTTCAAATCGCGCTACTGTTTACGTAGACACATGAAATTAAAGCAGATACTCGCTGAGAATTCGTGTTTAAAATGTCAAAAGAAATTCACAAGTAAGGATCGGCTTATGAAGCATATGAACAATAAACATACGTATAAAAATGTTACGTTTGAGTGCGATCACTGCTCCCTCAAGTTCAAAGCTAAGCAGTCACTCTCGAGTCACATGAATCGGATACATAAGAGATTATGA